A DNA window from Vigna angularis cultivar LongXiaoDou No.4 chromosome 1, ASM1680809v1, whole genome shotgun sequence contains the following coding sequences:
- the LOC108339445 gene encoding berberine bridge enzyme-like 17 codes for MKTMGLLCFFVASLTIMLPVSLGNSQNQSPDIKQFLSCLSAHSSKTIPEAVYTPQNASYTSILNLHVQNKRYKTKNTPKPLAIITAKSENHVQATVTCAKSSRIQIRIRSGGHDYEAASYVSDVPFVILDMFPLQSVDVDVKSATAWVQAGATIGQVYYEIAKKSNVLAFPAGVCPTLGAGGHISGGGYGNLMRKYGLSVDNIIDARLVDANGVIRDRKSMGEDLFWAIRGGGGASFAAILSWRVKLVPVPPQVTVFNVKRSIKEDGTDVAYKWQLVAPKLDRDLFIRVEPNAVNGTVIISFIGMFLGPIEKLVPMVSKSFPELGLKKSDCIAMPWVNSTLFWYDSPIGTPIQALLPTSQEPSTIYFKSRSDYVKTPIPKTALKGVWDLMIKCNNVWMQWNPYGGVMDEISASATPFPHRKGNLFLIQYFVFWNEDSAAAYDRNMKFSKLIYEFMTSFVSRYPREAFLNYRDNDIGEKHPSSSTSLKDAQVYGTKFFKENFDRLVSVKTTVDPSNFFTYEQSIPPKSAHL; via the coding sequence atgaaaacaatGGGGTTGCTCTGTTTTTTCGTAGCATCTCTAACGATAATGCTGCCTGTTTCTCTGGGAAATTCACAGAATCAAAGCCCAGATATCAAACAATTCCTCTCTTGTCTCTCAGCTCATTCAAGCAAAACAATACCTGAAGCCGTATACACCCCACAAAACGCCTCTTACACTTCTATCTTGAACTTGCACGTTCAAAACAAACGATACAAGACAAAAAACACTCCAAAACCTCTTGCCATCATAACTGCCAAAAGCGAGAATCATGTCCAGGCAACAGTTACATGCGCCAAATCAAGCCGAATTCAGATCAGAATCCGAAGCGGTGGCCATGACTATGAGGCTGCTTCATATGTCTCAGACGTGCCGTTTGTGATTCTCGACATGTTTCCTCTTCAGTCTGTTGATGTGGACGTAAAAAGTGCCACTGCGTGGGTTCAGGCTGGAGCCACGATCGGTCAAGTTTATTATGAAATAGCAAAGAAAAGCAATGTGCTTGCGTTCCCAGCAGGAGTGTGTCCCACTCTGGGTGCTGGTGGCCACATTTCTGGTGGTGGGTATGGCAATTTGATGAGAAAATATGGTCTTTCTGTTGATAACATCATTGATGCCAGATTGGTCGATGCCAATGGTGTTATCCGGGATAGGAAATCAATGGGGGAGGACCTGTTTTGGGCTATTAGAGGAGGTGGTGGAGCCAGTTTTGCGGCTATTCTTTCATGGAGGGTCAAATTGGTCCCTGTACCCCCACAAGTGACTGTGTTCAATGTGAAAAGATCTATCAAAGAAGATGGAACTGATGTTGCTTACAAATGGCAACTGGTTGCACCAAAACTAGACAGAGATCTTTTCATAAGAGTGGAACCTAATGCGGTGAATGGAACAGTGATAATCTCTTTCATTGGCATGTTTTTAGGCCCAATCGAAAAGCTTGTTCCTATGGTGAGTAAATCCTTCCCTGAATTGGGTTTGAAAAAGAGTGATTGCATAGCAATGCCTTGGGTAAATTCCACTCTTTTTTGGTATGATAGCCCAATTGGTACCCCTATTCAAGCTTTGCTACCAACTTCTCAGGAGCCATCTACAATATACTTTAAGAGTAGATCAGATTATGTGAAAACGCCAATCCCAAAAACGGCCCTCAAAGGCGTTTGGGATTTGATGATTAAATGTAACAACGTTTGGATGCAGTGGAACCCTTATGGAGGGGTAATGGATGAGATTTCAGCATCAGCAACCCCTTTTCCTCACAGGAAAGGAAACTTGTTCCTGATTCAGTACTTTGTGTTTTGGAATGAAGACAGTGCTGCGGCCTATGATCGTAACATGAAATTTTCCAAGTTGATTTATGAGTTTATGACTTCTTTTGTTTCTAGGTATCCAAGGGAAGCATTTCTCAATTACAGGGATAATGATATTGGTGAAAAACATCCAAGTTCTTCAACAAGCTTGAAAGATGCTCAAGTATATGGAACCAAGTTCTTCAAGGAAAACTTTGATAGATTAGTGAGTGTGAAAACCACTGTTGATCCTTCCAATTTCTTCACCTATGAACAGAGTATACCACCTAAATCTGCCCATTTGTAG